One stretch of Eretmochelys imbricata isolate rEreImb1 chromosome 1, rEreImb1.hap1, whole genome shotgun sequence DNA includes these proteins:
- the LOC144259225 gene encoding potassium voltage-gated channel subfamily A member 6-like, with protein sequence MRAEEPLSLAGVGGGCGEAEAAGEERSGSGSCCSSERLVINISGLRFETQLRTLSLFPDTLLGDPSRRVRFFDPLRNEYFFDRNRPSFDAILYYYQSGGRLRRPVHVPLDVFMEEIRFYQLGEEAIETFREDEGFIQEEEKPLPQQHFQRQVWLLFEYPESSGPARGIAIVSVLVILISIVIFCLETLPEFRQESKGAPPGFAEGAHREDGQFLLPEQPNGTPSPMHPSPRASPFFTDPFFLIETLCIIWFSFELLVRFFACPSKPEFSRNIMNIIDIVAIIPYFITLGTELAQEQQQKQQPRNNINNNGGQQQAMSLAILRVIRLVRVFRIFKLSRHSKGLQILGKTLQASMRELGLLIFFLFIGVILFSSAVYFAETDDPESLFTSIPDAFWWAVVTMTTVGYGDMYPMTIGGKIVGSLCAIAGVLTIALPVPVIVSNFNYFYHRETEQEDQCQYTHVTCGQQQSPFSAPKKRDSNQSLSKLEFLEAEDLESMKYPNFIPTSNQGYRGRKMLTEV encoded by the coding sequence ATGAGGGCGGAGGAGCCCCTGTCTCTCGCAGGGGTCGGGGGCGGCTGCGGAGAGGCGGAGGCGGCCGGGGAGGAGCGGAGCGGCAgcggcagctgctgcagcagcgaGCGCCTGGTGATCAACATCTCCGGGCTGCGCTTCGAGACCCAGCTGCGGACCCTGTCGCTCTTCCCGGACACGCTGCTGGGGGACCCGAGCCGCCGGGTGCGCTTCTTCGACCCGCTGCGCAACGAGTACTTCTTCGATCGGAACCGGCCCAGCTTCGACGCCATCCTCTATTACTACCAGTCCGGGGGCCGGCTCCGCAGGCCGGTCCATGTGCCCCTGGACGTCTTCATGGAGGAGATCCGCTTCTACCAGCTGGGCGAGGAGGCCATCGAGACCTTCCGGGAGGACGAGGGCTTCatccaggaggaggagaagcctctGCCTCAGCAGCACTTCCAGCGCCAGGTGTGGCTCCTTTTCGAGTACCCGGAGAGCTCTGGGCCGGCCCGGGGCATCGCCATCGTCTCGGTGCTGGTGATCCTCATCTCCATAGTCATCTTCTGCCTGGAGACCCTGCCCGAGTTCCGCCAGGAGAGCAAGGGCGCACCGCCGGGCTTTGCGGAGGGCGCGCACCGGGAGGACGGGCAGTTCTTGCTTCCTGAGCAGCCAAATGGCACCCCGTCCCCGATGCACCCCTCTCCCAGGGCAAGCCCCTTCTTCACTGACCCCTTCTTCCTCATCGAGACCCTGTGCATCATCTGGTTCTCCTTCGAGCTGCTGGTGCGCTTCTTCGCCTGCCCCAGCAAGCCCGAGTTCTCCAGGAACATCATGAACATCATCGACATCGTGGCCATCATCCCCTACTTCATCACCCTGGGCACCGAGCTGgctcaggagcagcagcaaaaacAGCAGCCTAGGAACAACATTAACAACAACGGGGGCCAGCAGCAAGCCATGTCCCTAGCCATCCTCAGGGTCATCCGCCTGGTCAGGGTCTTCAGGATCTTCAAGCTCTCCAGACACTCCAAGGGGCTGCAGATCCTGGGGAAAACCCTCCAGGCGAGCATGAGGGAGCTTGGTCTCCTcatctttttccttttcatcGGTGTGATCCTCTTCTCTAGCGCCGTGTATTTTGCTGAGACTGATGACCCAGAATCTTTGTTCACCAGTATCCCAGATGCTTTCTGGTGGGCAGTCGTGACCATGACCACTGTGGGCTATGGGGACATGTACCCTATGACAATCGGGGGCAAGATCGTGGGCTCCTTGTGCGCCATTGCTGGCGTGCTGACCATAGCCCTGCCCGTACCTGTCATCGTGTCCAACTTCAATTACTTCTACCACCGAGAAACTGAGCAGGAGGACCAGTGCCAGTACACCCATGTCACCTGTGGCCAGCAGCAATCTCCTTTCTCGGCGCCTAAAAAGAGGGACAGTAATCAGTCCCTCAGTAAATTAGAATTTCTGGAGGCAGAAGAtttagaatctatgaaatatCCCAACTTCATTCCAACCAGCAACCAGGGCTACAGAGGGAGGAAAATGCTGACAGAAGTGTGA